From a region of the Thiomicrorhabdus sp. genome:
- the hemW gene encoding radical SAM family heme chaperone HemW, with the protein MNFTQPLPLSLYVHYPWCVQKCPYCDFNSHTLKKEIDEAAYIDAMLLQLERLLPQIWGRPIRSIFFGGGTPSLISEEGLNRFLSQARALLGFSPEIEITLEANPGTVDFEKFAGFYEAGINRLSMGIQSFDDEKLKALGRIHSANEADKAILAAKSAGFTNFNLDLMFALPNQTLEQAIADVEQALSYQPPHLSHYQLTLEPNTPFYKNPPVLPNDDQAWEFQQACQQVIAKAGYEHYEVSAYAQKNRQCKHNLNYWQFGDYIGLGAGAHGKITMAPEGRIFRTQMPASPGGYIEAMKSPDAGRTHWLEDEDAIFEFMLNALRLQQGFDLHLFALRTGLPHSQILPTLESLQNQGLITVSDSSWLQLTPKGQQYLNDVVSAFLTE; encoded by the coding sequence GTGAATTTTACTCAGCCACTTCCGCTTAGCTTGTATGTGCATTACCCTTGGTGTGTGCAAAAATGCCCTTATTGTGACTTTAATTCACACACGCTTAAAAAAGAGATTGATGAAGCGGCTTATATCGATGCGATGTTGCTTCAGTTGGAACGATTGCTGCCGCAGATTTGGGGGCGACCGATTCGTTCAATTTTTTTTGGTGGCGGCACACCAAGTTTGATTTCAGAAGAGGGGTTAAATCGATTTTTATCGCAAGCCAGAGCCTTGTTAGGGTTTTCTCCAGAAATAGAGATTACGTTAGAAGCCAACCCTGGTACGGTTGATTTTGAAAAGTTTGCGGGTTTTTATGAGGCTGGTATTAATCGATTATCAATGGGTATACAGTCATTTGATGATGAAAAGCTTAAAGCTCTTGGCAGAATTCACTCCGCGAATGAGGCGGATAAAGCCATATTAGCCGCCAAATCAGCAGGGTTCACAAACTTTAATTTAGACCTAATGTTTGCGTTACCCAACCAAACTTTAGAGCAAGCCATTGCTGATGTTGAGCAAGCCTTGAGTTATCAGCCACCGCATTTATCGCATTATCAATTAACCTTAGAACCCAATACGCCATTTTATAAAAATCCGCCAGTATTACCCAACGATGACCAGGCCTGGGAATTTCAACAAGCTTGCCAACAAGTGATTGCTAAAGCAGGGTATGAACATTATGAAGTCTCTGCCTATGCTCAGAAAAATCGCCAGTGTAAACATAACTTAAATTACTGGCAATTTGGTGATTACATTGGATTGGGTGCGGGGGCTCATGGAAAAATTACCATGGCACCAGAAGGACGAATTTTTAGAACTCAAATGCCTGCCTCACCAGGTGGTTATATAGAAGCGATGAAATCACCCGATGCTGGACGTACTCACTGGTTAGAAGATGAGGACGCTATTTTTGAATTTATGCTCAATGCCTTGCGATTGCAGCAAGGCTTTGATTTGCATCTGTTTGCATTAAGAACAGGGTTGCCACACAGCCAAATTTTGCCTACTTTAGAGAGTTTGCAAAACCAAGGTTTAATCACGGTTAGTGACTCTAGCTGGTTACAATTAACCCCAAAAGGGCAACAATATCTCAATGATGTGGTCAGTGCTTTTTTAACTGAGTAA
- a CDS encoding AsmA family protein translates to MTKTAIKWSKRAILIIAIIPILLFLAFAGAVSLIDFNQYKPQIEKEVKELTHRDFKIEGEVKVSILPFMFHVGDMRLKNKPGFGSENLMTMKEAQIELSLPQLFLERRVKVLSLELIEPKIHFVQMANQNNWSDIDFLAAILPNNSTQKLSQLSSSDGLFNPNYLRHANVTSKTNLPGLVKVANESNAANGNTSENNQDWSLKSLLIKNGEVDYTDKTQNYTVSVSKVNLLSFDIKPNQPFEINSDFVYKHSQSQRQFDFEINAKMLLAKQFSQLHLSNWQGVFRMQLPKEQNRPDVRLTTHGEGFMVDFTEQHVYIKNAVLEGLNSEVKTSFDGSYGAVPEFAGNFTAKELDLKSWVEHLGFPVPAMVNEQSLTKATGTFNWHWDGKTLSIKEVNAKVDDTDITGKLSIPFHSSMPAKFDLTLNHLNLQNYLIKGELKQVDANLKNTVNNGVNSQPEDTVASFESSENTQKKTLNTRPAKLQNTFYPIPVAFLQTLYAQGSLKLVDFSAANIKAKKVTIEFQSRNGELELAPFDIVFNEGLMQSKLLIDLSNPQPDYFWKGQTKSLALNQLMPKQQSNLNGSLSSHFIFATKGNTTKDWAENLQCKINAEIENAKLYGVNLNQLLQGDLDLNPQQATFTHFKYLKTKGSCERGIYSPMLLTVVSNRFKGSGSGQLNLATEQVDGVLRLRVDSSEDFMKGLAIKGLKGTTLPLVFKGDMQNPNWSIDFAELSPKLIDKSPVLKALQAILN, encoded by the coding sequence GTGACAAAAACTGCTATTAAATGGTCAAAACGCGCCATTTTGATTATTGCCATTATTCCGATATTGCTGTTTTTGGCGTTTGCTGGAGCAGTAAGTCTAATTGATTTTAATCAGTACAAACCCCAAATTGAAAAAGAAGTCAAAGAGCTAACTCATCGAGACTTTAAAATTGAGGGTGAGGTAAAGGTTTCTATTTTGCCGTTTATGTTTCATGTTGGTGACATGCGTCTAAAAAACAAACCTGGATTTGGTTCTGAAAATCTAATGACGATGAAAGAGGCTCAAATAGAGCTATCATTACCGCAATTGTTTTTAGAGCGAAGGGTTAAGGTTCTTAGCTTGGAGTTAATTGAACCTAAAATTCATTTTGTACAAATGGCTAACCAAAATAACTGGTCAGATATTGATTTTTTAGCAGCCATACTGCCTAACAATAGCACTCAAAAATTGAGTCAATTAAGTTCAAGTGATGGGCTGTTTAATCCAAACTATTTACGTCACGCTAACGTCACTTCAAAAACAAATTTACCAGGCCTGGTAAAAGTGGCTAATGAGAGTAATGCGGCAAATGGTAATACCAGTGAGAACAACCAAGATTGGAGTTTAAAGAGTTTATTAATTAAAAATGGTGAAGTTGACTACACTGATAAAACCCAAAACTATACGGTGAGTGTCAGTAAAGTAAACTTGCTCTCTTTTGATATAAAGCCCAATCAGCCATTTGAAATAAATAGCGATTTTGTATACAAGCATAGCCAATCCCAGAGACAGTTTGATTTTGAAATCAATGCCAAAATGTTGTTAGCTAAACAGTTTAGTCAATTGCATTTATCTAATTGGCAAGGCGTGTTTCGCATGCAGTTGCCAAAAGAGCAAAATCGTCCAGATGTACGCCTAACGACCCATGGTGAAGGGTTTATGGTTGATTTTACTGAGCAACATGTCTACATTAAAAATGCGGTTTTAGAAGGCTTGAATTCAGAAGTAAAAACCAGTTTTGATGGTAGTTACGGTGCGGTTCCCGAGTTTGCAGGCAACTTCACGGCTAAAGAGCTTGATTTAAAATCGTGGGTAGAGCATTTAGGTTTTCCAGTTCCCGCAATGGTTAATGAGCAATCTTTAACTAAAGCAACGGGCACCTTTAATTGGCATTGGGATGGTAAAACGCTTTCTATTAAAGAGGTTAATGCCAAGGTCGATGATACCGACATCACTGGCAAATTATCCATTCCATTTCACTCTTCGATGCCAGCAAAATTTGATTTAACGCTAAACCATTTGAACTTACAAAACTACCTCATAAAAGGTGAGTTAAAACAGGTTGATGCTAATCTCAAAAACACGGTAAATAACGGCGTTAATTCTCAGCCAGAAGACACCGTTGCAAGCTTCGAAAGTTCTGAAAATACACAAAAAAAAACTCTAAATACCAGGCCTGCTAAATTACAAAACACCTTTTATCCCATTCCCGTTGCGTTTTTGCAAACCCTGTATGCACAAGGTTCACTTAAGTTGGTGGATTTTTCTGCGGCAAATATTAAAGCAAAAAAAGTCACCATAGAATTTCAGAGCCGAAACGGTGAACTTGAGTTAGCACCCTTTGATATTGTGTTTAATGAAGGCTTGATGCAATCTAAGCTTTTGATTGATTTATCTAATCCTCAGCCAGATTATTTTTGGAAAGGACAAACCAAATCTCTCGCTCTAAATCAGCTAATGCCAAAACAGCAATCAAACTTAAATGGTAGCTTAAGTAGCCATTTTATTTTTGCCACAAAAGGAAATACAACCAAAGATTGGGCAGAGAATCTGCAATGTAAAATCAATGCAGAAATAGAAAACGCCAAACTTTATGGCGTAAACCTAAACCAATTATTGCAAGGTGATTTGGATTTGAATCCACAGCAAGCAACTTTTACCCATTTTAAATACCTTAAAACAAAGGGGAGTTGTGAGAGGGGCATTTACAGCCCAATGCTTCTTACCGTTGTAAGTAATCGTTTTAAAGGAAGCGGTAGTGGTCAACTAAATTTGGCAACCGAACAAGTGGATGGCGTCTTACGATTAAGGGTTGATAGCTCAGAAGACTTTATGAAAGGACTAGCTATAAAAGGATTAAAGGGTACTACATTGCCATTGGTTTTTAAGGGTGATATGCAAAACCCTAATTGGTCTATCGATTTTGCAGAGTTAAGCCCAAAATTGATTGATAAATCGCCAGTTTTAAAGGCTTTACAGGCGATTTTAAATTAA
- the trmB gene encoding tRNA (guanosine(46)-N7)-methyltransferase TrmB, with protein sequence MTEESKSNQTQDDNKSTITRRIKSFVLRQGRLSAAQQKAIDTQWPKFGLTVSDQLLDFTELFGRDAPTVVEIGFGMGKSLAEMAEANPQQNYIGIEVHRPGIGALLKLVEEKGLTNIRVFNDDAIEVLEKCIPKDSLAGVYLFFPDPWHKKRHNKRRIVQPAFAKTIASHLKPGGQFHMATDWEDYAVHMMEVMNEAEDYRNISGEGQYTPSPDYRPLTKFEARGHKLGHGVWDLIFERV encoded by the coding sequence ATGACTGAAGAAAGCAAATCAAACCAAACTCAAGACGATAATAAATCAACGATTACACGCCGTATTAAAAGCTTTGTTTTACGCCAAGGACGTTTGTCTGCCGCACAACAAAAAGCAATTGATACGCAATGGCCAAAATTTGGTTTAACCGTCAGTGATCAATTATTAGACTTTACAGAACTGTTTGGCCGTGATGCCCCTACAGTGGTTGAAATTGGTTTTGGAATGGGAAAAAGCTTAGCAGAAATGGCCGAAGCAAACCCTCAACAAAACTATATTGGTATTGAAGTCCACAGGCCTGGTATTGGTGCGTTATTAAAATTAGTTGAAGAGAAAGGTTTAACTAATATACGTGTTTTTAATGACGATGCGATTGAAGTGTTGGAAAAATGTATTCCAAAGGATTCATTGGCGGGTGTTTATCTGTTTTTTCCTGATCCTTGGCATAAAAAACGCCACAATAAACGCCGTATTGTACAACCTGCTTTTGCAAAAACGATTGCCTCGCACCTTAAACCTGGTGGGCAATTTCACATGGCAACAGACTGGGAAGATTATGCCGTTCACATGATGGAAGTGATGAATGAAGCTGAAGATTACCGCAACATCAGTGGTGAAGGACAATACACACCTAGTCCAGATTATCGCCCGCTTACTAAGTTTGAAGCTCGTGGGCATAAACTAGGCCACGGAGTTTGGGATTTAATTTTTGAGCGTGTTTAA
- the mutY gene encoding A/G-specific adenine glycosylase, which translates to MAQNIKHSFSDKLLEWFDQYGRHDLPWQQEINPYRVWVSEIMLQQTQVKTVIPYYLKFMQSFPTVVDLANATQEQVLSHWAGLGYYARGRNLHKAAQLIVAEHNGEFPNDFDAIVALPGIGRSTAGAILSIALQQRFAILDGNVKRVLSRYYAVDGWPGEKAIENQLWLLADKLTPKERFADYTQAIMDLGATLCTRSKPNCQACPQQADCQAYQQNRVAEFPYKKPKKDKPIKQAWLLIQTKQNGDVLLQQRPQKGIWGGLWSLPEFTSFSLCEQFVQSQTTSEQTLIEWDVFRHTFSHYHLDIHPIYLKIEDKCEMTTNVAENTVQYSTELPELLTGNQKANIDSEIPPEAWYSLAALKNNKVGLPAPISKLIMQLDSRLRDGSI; encoded by the coding sequence ATGGCACAGAATATAAAGCATTCATTTTCAGATAAATTATTAGAGTGGTTTGATCAATATGGTCGACATGATTTACCGTGGCAACAAGAGATTAATCCTTATCGGGTTTGGGTGTCTGAAATTATGTTGCAACAAACCCAGGTTAAAACCGTTATACCGTATTATCTAAAGTTTATGCAGAGCTTTCCTACGGTGGTAGATTTGGCAAATGCTACTCAAGAGCAGGTTTTATCCCATTGGGCAGGCTTAGGTTACTATGCCAGAGGGCGAAACTTGCATAAAGCGGCTCAGCTTATTGTTGCCGAACATAATGGTGAATTTCCTAATGATTTTGATGCAATTGTGGCCCTTCCTGGAATAGGGCGCTCTACCGCCGGTGCCATTTTATCTATTGCTTTGCAGCAACGTTTTGCCATATTGGATGGCAATGTAAAACGCGTGTTAAGTCGTTATTATGCGGTTGACGGTTGGCCAGGTGAAAAAGCCATAGAAAATCAATTATGGTTACTTGCAGATAAATTGACGCCAAAGGAACGTTTTGCCGATTACACTCAAGCGATTATGGATTTAGGGGCAACATTGTGCACTCGCAGTAAGCCAAATTGCCAGGCCTGTCCGCAACAAGCAGATTGCCAAGCTTATCAGCAAAATAGGGTGGCTGAGTTTCCGTATAAAAAACCAAAAAAAGATAAACCAATTAAGCAGGCCTGGTTACTTATTCAAACCAAACAAAACGGTGATGTATTATTGCAGCAACGGCCACAAAAAGGCATTTGGGGTGGATTGTGGAGTTTGCCAGAGTTTACTAGTTTTAGCTTGTGTGAGCAATTTGTGCAAAGCCAAACCACAAGTGAACAGACTTTGATAGAATGGGATGTATTCAGGCATACGTTTTCACATTATCATTTAGATATTCATCCAATTTATCTAAAGATTGAAGATAAATGCGAAATGACAACCAATGTAGCTGAAAACACAGTGCAATATAGTACTGAATTGCCAGAGCTGTTAACGGGTAATCAAAAAGCCAATATTGATAGCGAAATACCGCCAGAAGCTTGGTATTCGTTAGCCGCTTTAAAAAATAATAAGGTGGGTTTACCAGCCCCCATTAGCAAATTGATCATGCAGTTAGATTCACGTTTACGAGATGGGTCAATTTAG
- a CDS encoding oxidative damage protection protein has protein sequence MSRKVKCVKMGEELEGLDFLPFPGELGQKVYDNVSKEAWKQWLGQQTILINEYRLSSLDAKARTFLLEEMQKFLFDDQDIDMPDEFKSV, from the coding sequence ATGAGCAGAAAAGTAAAATGCGTAAAAATGGGTGAAGAGTTAGAAGGTTTAGACTTTTTACCTTTTCCAGGTGAACTAGGACAAAAAGTCTATGACAATGTTTCTAAGGAGGCTTGGAAACAATGGTTAGGGCAGCAAACGATTTTAATTAATGAATATCGTTTGTCGAGTTTAGATGCAAAAGCACGTACTTTTTTATTAGAAGAGATGCAAAAGTTCTTATTTGATGATCAAGATATTGATATGCCTGATGAGTTTAAATCTGTTTAA
- a CDS encoding EAL and HDOD domain-containing protein, giving the protein MSQFVDIYIGRQPIFNKDLEVIAYELLFRSGVQNNHAVILGGDAASAQVMMNVFGELGLAEVLGNHKGFINFTEGLLLREYHPFFPKRKIVIEVLEDIEVTPQLLESLAKLKEMGFTIALDDYIFNPELQSLEKFADIVKVEITQVGPKKLAEHAARLKAQGILLLAEKVETREQYEFCLKLGFDYFQGYFFAKPKIIEGKRLPNNKLTILELLSKVYNPDVDMHSLTDIISQDVSLSQKLLKFVAETNVSGVQISSIHDAVLRFGLNRLKSWASMLVLSGVDDKPFELFTTALTRAKFCEIVGAKIGNASVDSYFTVGLFSCLDAVMDTELTTLIKQLGLEPRIEMALLKEQGDLGQVLTMVKGLERGKTDFIVPKDLTPTEVSNMYLQAMKFADSVDVGRKR; this is encoded by the coding sequence GTGAGTCAGTTTGTTGATATCTATATTGGTCGCCAACCTATATTTAATAAAGACCTTGAAGTCATCGCTTATGAACTTTTGTTTCGCAGTGGAGTACAAAACAATCACGCCGTTATCTTAGGCGGTGATGCGGCCTCTGCTCAAGTGATGATGAATGTCTTTGGTGAGTTGGGGTTGGCCGAAGTTTTAGGAAATCACAAAGGCTTTATCAACTTTACTGAAGGTCTATTGCTTAGAGAGTATCATCCATTTTTCCCCAAAAGAAAAATAGTTATTGAGGTGTTAGAAGATATTGAGGTCACACCACAATTACTTGAATCTTTAGCTAAACTTAAAGAAATGGGTTTTACCATTGCATTAGATGATTATATTTTTAATCCAGAACTACAGTCGTTAGAAAAATTTGCCGATATTGTTAAGGTTGAAATAACTCAAGTAGGTCCTAAGAAACTGGCAGAGCATGCTGCTAGACTAAAAGCTCAAGGTATTCTTTTACTAGCAGAAAAAGTAGAAACTCGTGAGCAGTATGAGTTTTGCCTAAAGTTAGGTTTTGACTACTTTCAAGGTTACTTTTTTGCTAAACCTAAAATTATTGAAGGTAAAAGATTGCCTAACAATAAACTTACTATTCTTGAGCTGTTATCTAAAGTGTATAACCCCGATGTGGATATGCATAGCTTGACAGATATTATTAGTCAAGATGTCTCGTTAAGCCAAAAGTTGCTTAAATTTGTGGCTGAAACGAATGTTTCTGGTGTACAAATTTCGTCAATTCATGATGCGGTGTTGCGATTTGGTTTAAACCGTTTAAAAAGTTGGGCAAGTATGTTGGTTCTATCAGGGGTTGATGATAAACCTTTTGAACTGTTTACTACGGCTCTGACCAGAGCAAAATTTTGTGAAATTGTAGGGGCAAAAATTGGTAATGCTTCGGTAGACAGTTATTTTACAGTGGGCCTTTTTTCTTGTTTAGATGCCGTTATGGATACCGAGCTTACAACCCTAATTAAGCAGTTAGGTTTAGAGCCAAGGATTGAGATGGCTTTATTAAAAGAGCAGGGTGATTTAGGCCAAGTGTTAACGATGGTAAAAGGACTAGAGCGTGGTAAAACAGATTTTATTGTGCCTAAAGACTTAACCCCAACTGAAGTTTCTAACATGTATTTACAGGCGATGAAATTTGCAGATAGTGTGGACGTTGGTAGAAAGCGATAG
- the hemE gene encoding uroporphyrinogen decarboxylase — protein MAELQNDRFLRALLKEPVDRTPVWMMRQAGRYLPEYRATRAKAGSFMDLCKNKELASEVTLQPLERYPLDAAILFSDILTIPDAMGLGLRFETGEGPVFDKPIKTQADVDRLFVPDMGSDLGYVMDAVSTIRKDLNGRVPLIGFSGSPWTLATYMVEGGSSKQFGKVKGMMFEQPKMMHQILDVLADSVTAYLNAQIEAGAQAVQIFDTWGGLLTPRDYKAFSLDYMAKIVDGLIKEKDGRKVPCILYTKGGGQWLHAMADAGADCLGIDWTMDMADARAQVGDRVALQGNMDPTVLYASPERVRQEVKSVLDSYGKGEGHIFNLGHGIHPGIDPETVDAFINAVVDFSPEYHQ, from the coding sequence ATGGCAGAACTACAAAACGATCGTTTTTTACGTGCACTTCTTAAAGAACCAGTTGACCGCACTCCAGTATGGATGATGCGTCAAGCGGGTCGTTATCTGCCTGAATACCGTGCAACACGTGCCAAAGCCGGCTCTTTTATGGATCTTTGCAAAAACAAAGAATTAGCTTCTGAAGTGACTTTACAGCCACTTGAGCGTTACCCTTTAGATGCGGCAATTTTATTCTCTGACATCCTAACAATTCCAGATGCTATGGGATTAGGATTACGTTTTGAAACTGGTGAAGGCCCTGTATTTGATAAACCGATCAAAACGCAAGCTGATGTTGACCGTCTATTTGTTCCTGATATGGGTTCTGATTTAGGTTACGTAATGGATGCGGTAAGCACTATCCGTAAAGATTTAAATGGCCGTGTGCCATTAATTGGCTTTTCTGGTAGCCCTTGGACATTAGCGACTTATATGGTTGAGGGTGGCTCAAGTAAGCAGTTTGGTAAAGTTAAAGGCATGATGTTTGAACAGCCTAAGATGATGCACCAAATCCTTGATGTATTAGCTGACTCAGTAACCGCCTATTTAAACGCTCAAATTGAGGCTGGTGCACAAGCGGTACAAATTTTTGATACTTGGGGTGGTCTATTAACGCCGCGCGACTACAAAGCCTTCTCTTTAGACTATATGGCTAAAATTGTAGATGGTTTAATTAAAGAAAAAGATGGCCGTAAAGTACCATGCATTCTTTACACCAAAGGTGGTGGTCAGTGGTTACATGCTATGGCCGATGCTGGTGCAGATTGTTTAGGTATTGACTGGACAATGGATATGGCAGATGCACGAGCTCAAGTGGGTGACCGCGTTGCTTTACAAGGTAATATGGATCCAACCGTTCTTTATGCTTCACCTGAAAGAGTTCGCCAAGAAGTAAAAAGCGTATTAGATAGCTATGGCAAAGGTGAAGGTCACATCTTTAACCTAGGACATGGAATTCACCCAGGTATTGATCCAGAGACCGTAGATGCATTTATTAATGCGGTAGTTGATTTCAGCCCAGAATATCACCAATAA
- a CDS encoding thermonuclease family protein — MKPITLPILSLIILMSSLLSLSALAEDEQSCKIDTSKLLWTKAEYAISGDTLVINKQVVRLIGIHAPKIAKEQKFNNSGEPLAKESQTFLNKLLANNNLEVGVEFDTTRLDNRNRQLVHLFLKDGTSIQQKILESGFAVNRTMYNNLKHAKCYYQAEEKARKGGYQLWDYLAKHPDSHFPLVDSSKLTTQDTGFRIIKGKIVKVDKSSTNYIINMDTTGIRIPKEYWDRFDYNKIKALEGQTIEVRGYAYLYKRVMYMIIKEPYAFAPFSPIGNS, encoded by the coding sequence ATGAAACCAATTACCCTACCAATTTTAAGCCTCATTATTTTAATGAGCTCTCTACTCTCTTTAAGTGCCCTTGCAGAAGACGAACAAAGCTGCAAAATCGACACGAGCAAATTATTATGGACTAAAGCGGAATACGCCATTTCTGGTGACACCTTAGTTATCAACAAACAAGTGGTTAGACTTATTGGTATTCATGCACCCAAAATTGCCAAAGAGCAAAAATTTAATAACTCTGGTGAACCGCTTGCAAAAGAATCTCAGACTTTCCTTAATAAACTACTCGCTAATAATAATTTAGAAGTAGGTGTTGAATTTGATACGACACGCCTAGACAATCGTAATAGACAGCTGGTGCACCTATTTTTAAAAGATGGCACAAGCATTCAACAAAAAATTCTAGAAAGTGGTTTTGCAGTAAACCGCACTATGTATAACAACCTAAAACACGCAAAATGCTATTATCAAGCTGAAGAGAAAGCTCGTAAAGGCGGCTATCAGTTGTGGGATTATTTAGCTAAACATCCAGACAGCCACTTCCCATTAGTCGATAGCTCTAAACTCACCACACAAGACACTGGCTTTAGAATTATTAAAGGCAAAATCGTTAAGGTAGATAAATCATCAACTAACTATATTATTAATATGGATACGACAGGAATTCGTATTCCTAAAGAATATTGGGATCGTTTTGATTACAACAAAATCAAAGCACTTGAAGGGCAAACAATCGAAGTACGAGGTTACGCATATCTATATAAACGTGTGATGTACATGATTATTAAAGAGCCATACGCATTTGCTCCATTTAGCCCTATAGGCAATTCTTAA
- a CDS encoding type B 50S ribosomal protein L31: MKAGIHPEYKEVVFQDISTGETFITRSTIEKTSGDTITLDGKDYPLVRVEVSSASHPFYTGKQTLVDTEGRVEKFKQKYARR; this comes from the coding sequence ATGAAAGCAGGCATTCATCCAGAGTACAAAGAAGTAGTTTTCCAGGATATCTCAACTGGCGAAACCTTTATTACTCGCTCAACAATTGAAAAGACTTCTGGCGACACAATTACTCTAGACGGTAAAGACTACCCGCTAGTTCGTGTTGAAGTTTCTAGCGCATCTCACCCTTTCTACACTGGTAAACAGACTCTTGTAGATACTGAAGGTCGTGTTGAGAAATTCAAGCAGAAATACGCTCGTCGTTAA
- the rho gene encoding transcription termination factor Rho yields the protein MHLLDLKKQSAAKLLDLASSMGLDNLARLRKQDIVFAILKAHSKKGEDIFGEGVLEILPDGFGFLRSGDGSYLAGPDDLYVSPSQIRRFGLRKGDTIQGKIRPPKEGERYFALLKVEQINYEDPDVARKKIAFENLTPLHAQDRLKMEIGNGSTEDITPRIIDIAAPFGKGQRGLIVAPPKSGKTVILQQMAQSIAENYPDAHLIVLLIDERPEEVTEMERTVKGEVISSTFDEPATRHVQVAEMVIEKAKRLTEHKTDVIILLDSITRLARAYNTVVPASGKILTGGVDANALHRPKRFFGAARNIEEGGSLTIIATALVDTGSKMDEVIFEEFKGTGNMELHLSRNIAEKRIFPAINLTKSGTRKEELLTTPEELQNIWILRRFLQSVNEVEAIETLIDQMKVSKTNQALFEAMKG from the coding sequence ATGCATTTACTCGATTTAAAAAAACAATCTGCCGCTAAACTTCTAGACCTAGCTTCAAGCATGGGCTTAGACAACTTAGCTCGTTTACGCAAACAAGACATTGTCTTCGCCATCTTAAAAGCACACTCTAAAAAGGGTGAGGACATTTTTGGCGAAGGCGTTTTAGAAATCTTGCCTGATGGTTTTGGTTTCTTACGTTCTGGTGACGGCTCTTATCTAGCTGGCCCTGATGATCTTTATGTTTCTCCTAGCCAAATCCGTCGTTTTGGATTACGCAAAGGTGACACAATTCAAGGTAAAATTCGTCCTCCTAAAGAAGGTGAACGTTACTTTGCTTTGTTAAAAGTTGAACAAATCAACTACGAAGATCCCGATGTTGCTCGCAAGAAAATAGCCTTTGAAAACTTAACGCCTCTGCACGCCCAAGACCGTTTAAAAATGGAAATTGGTAACGGCAGTACCGAAGACATTACACCACGTATTATTGATATTGCCGCTCCGTTTGGTAAAGGTCAGCGTGGTTTGATTGTGGCACCGCCTAAGTCAGGTAAAACGGTTATTCTTCAGCAAATGGCACAATCTATTGCTGAGAACTATCCCGATGCACACCTGATTGTTCTTCTTATTGACGAACGTCCTGAAGAAGTAACCGAGATGGAACGCACCGTTAAAGGTGAAGTGATTTCATCTACTTTCGATGAACCAGCAACCCGTCACGTACAAGTTGCAGAAATGGTTATTGAAAAAGCCAAACGTTTAACTGAACATAAGACAGACGTTATTATCTTATTAGATTCAATTACCCGTTTAGCTCGTGCTTACAATACGGTTGTACCAGCATCAGGTAAAATCTTAACGGGTGGTGTGGATGCCAACGCATTACATCGCCCTAAGCGTTTCTTTGGTGCCGCTCGTAACATTGAAGAAGGTGGTTCTTTAACCATTATTGCTACGGCATTGGTTGATACAGGTTCTAAGATGGATGAAGTTATCTTTGAAGAATTCAAAGGGACTGGTAACATGGAATTACACCTTTCTCGCAATATTGCAGAGAAACGTATTTTCCCAGCTATCAACTTAACTAAATCTGGTACTCGTAAAGAAGAGTTACTCACCACACCAGAAGAGCTACAAAACATTTGGATACTTCGTCGTTTCTTACAATCTGTCAATGAAGTGGAAGCGATTGAAACCTTAATTGACCAAATGAAAGTCTCTAAAACAAACCAAGCATTATTTGAAGCAATGAAAGGCTAA
- the trxA gene encoding thioredoxin TrxA, which translates to MISTSDSNFEAEVLQSDLPVLVDFWAEWCGPCKMIAPILDDISTEYAGKVKVAKLNIDENPSTPPKYGVRGIPTLMLFKNGEVDATQVGAKSQLTAFLDGNL; encoded by the coding sequence ATGATTTCAACAAGCGATTCAAACTTTGAAGCAGAAGTTTTACAATCAGACCTTCCAGTACTAGTCGATTTTTGGGCAGAATGGTGTGGCCCTTGTAAGATGATTGCTCCAATCTTAGATGATATTTCTACTGAATATGCTGGTAAAGTAAAAGTAGCTAAGTTAAACATTGATGAGAACCCATCAACTCCACCAAAATATGGTGTTCGTGGTATTCCAACATTAATGTTATTTAAAAACGGTGAAGTAGATGCAACTCAAGTAGGTGCTAAATCACAGTTAACCGCGTTCTTAGACGGTAACCTGTAA